The Neomonachus schauinslandi chromosome 11, ASM220157v2, whole genome shotgun sequence genome contains a region encoding:
- the LOC110576443 gene encoding olfactory receptor 52N4 — protein MLMLNQTDLTPVSFILNGIPGLEDMHMWISFPFCSMYAVAVVGNCGLLYLIHYEDSLHRPMYYFLAMLSLTDLFICSSTIPKALCIFWFHFKEISFDGCLVQMFFIHTFTGMESGVLMLMALDRYIAICYPLRYSTILTNSVIAKAGLSTFLRGVFLIIPFTILTKCLPYCRGNIIPHTYCDHMSVAKLSCGNIKVNVIYCLTVALLIGGFDILCITISYTMILRAVVSLSSADALHKAFSTCTAHICAIVFSYSAAFFSFFSHRFGAHTIPPSCHIIVANIYLLLSPTMNPIVYGVKTKQIHNCVIRIPSGSKDIKFQSK, from the coding sequence ATGCTAATGCTAAACCAAACAGACCTGACCCCAGTCTCATTCATTCTTAATGGGATCCCAGGACTGGAGGACATGCACATGTGGATTTCTTTCCCATTCTGCTCCATGTATGCTGTGGCTGTGGTAGGGAATTGTGGGCTCCTCTACCTCATCCACTATGAGGACTCCCTGCACAGGCCCATGTACTATTTTCTAGCTATGCTTTCCCTAACTGATCTTTTCATATGCTCTAGTACAATTCCTAAAGCTCTCTGCATCTTCTGGTTCCATTTCAAGGAAATCAGCTTTGATGGATGTCTGGTCCAGATGTTCTTCATCCATACCTTCACAGGGATGGAGTCTGGGGTGCTCATGCTTATGGCCCTGGACCGCTACATAGCCATCTGCTACCCGCTGCGCTACTCTACTATCCTCACCAATTCTGTTATTGCAAAGGCTGGGCTCTCCACCTTTCTCAGAGGGGTGTTCCTCATAATTCCCTTCACTATCCTCACCAAGTGCCTGCCCTACTGCAGAGGGAATATAATTCCCCACACCTACTGTGACCACATGTCTGTAGCCAAATTATCCTGCGGGAATATCAAGGTCAATGTCATCTATTGTCTGACGGTTGCCCTCCTGATTGGGGGCTTTGACATCCTGTGCATCACAATCTCCTACACCATGATCCTCCGGGCAGTGGTCAGCCTCTCTTCAGCAGATGCTCTGCACAAGGCCTTCAGCACCTGCACTGCCCACATATGTGCCATTGTTTTCTCTTATAGTgcagccttcttctccttcttttcccaCCGCTTTGGGGCCCACACAATCCCTCCATCTTGTCACATCATTGTGGCCAATATTTATCTGCTCTTGTCTCCCACTATGAACCCCATTGTCTATGGGGTGAAAACCAAGCAGATACACAACTGTGTCATAAGGATCCCTTCAGGTTCTAAGGACATCAAATTCCAGAGCAAATGA